Within Kutzneria chonburiensis, the genomic segment TGGACGTCGACAATGCCGACGGCACAAGGACTCTCACCCTCGGCATCGGTTCCGCGCAGGCCAAGTGGGTCGCGCCGCTGCGGATCACCGTGCACGCCGCCGAGGTGCCCATCGATCTTTCGCCGGCCGGCACCGAGATCATCACCATGGAGCCGGTCGACGGCGGCTACGTGCTTCGTGGTTACCCAGCGTTGCCGTTCACGCGACCGCACGTGTTGGCCACCTACCCCGCCGCGCTCGGCGGGCTCGGTTTCATGTCCGCGCAGTACGAGGGCGCCCTGCGCTTCGGCGTTTCCGACATCCGCTTCCCGCTGGCCTACGGGGACGACCGGATCTACTCCGTCACCGAGTCCGGCACCGTCGTCTCCGCTGCTCGGGGCGGCCAGTTCGCGCCGTTGCAGGCCCCCGACGGCAGCATCGCCGACGGTTTCCAGCTCAGCGCCGACGGCGTCGCCCTCGTGCACACCTTCGCCGGCTACTGGCTGCTCAAGCACGGCCAGTTCAAAGCGTTGCCCGACGCCTGGTTCACCGGTGTCGACTTCGCCTCCGGCGTGCTGTCCCCCGGCGGCCGGTCCTTCGCCTTCGGCATCTCCGCGCCGTCGCCGACCGTGCCGACGCAGGTGGTCACCGTCGACCTGTCTTCCGGCGCTCGGCGGACGTACTCCCTGCTCGACGTGTCGTTGCCGTCCGTCGCCGGGCTCGCCTACTCCGTGCGGCAGCCCGGGCGGCTCTACCTGTTGCGGCACAGCCACCCCATCAGCATCCACCAGCCCGTCACGACCCAGTTGGAGTCGTTGGACCTTAGTTCCGGTGTGGCCACCGCAATCGGTTCCGCGATCCCCGAGTTCGCGCCCCGGCTGTTCCCGGCCGACGTCGCCTAGAGCGGCGGGCACAGTCCCGGCAGCGCCGAGTCCCCTTCGCACAGGAAGCAGACGCGGCCCGCGTTCACCGTCCTCGGCACTCCGCCGAGCACGCCCAGCACCGGGTGCGCGATCTCGCCGACGCCGCCGCACAGGTGACACACCGTGCGGGGTTCGCGGTAGTCCGGGAGCAGCTCTTCGTCTTCCTCGTCGCCGCCCATGTCAGGTCCTCGACCCATGCACGGCACGGTACAACGCGTTGATCAGCAGCGATACCGGCAATTGAGCGCCGATCCGGTGAAACTCGCCCGGTGGTCGTACCCTGGTAGCCGCGCGCCCCGTCCCTCCCCCCATGACGGAGGCGAGCACGACTGCCCCGGCACCTACCCCCTGGTCCGGGGCAGTCCCATATCCGTACGGCTACCGTCGGTCCCGTGCAACTGCCTCGCGGCGCCACCGGCTTCTGGTCCGCCTCCGCCACGCCGCCCGTCAACGTTCGCACCTTCAAGTCGCTCGGGTATTCGGTCGGTCCTGTCGTGTCTTTCCAATCGGCAGGCGTCACCCCCAACTTCCACCTGCTCACCCTCCGGCTCCCCGCCGGTGATCTCGGCGTCATCTGCCATGAGCTGCTGCCGTTGATCGCCTTCGTCACCGTTCCCCTCATCGACTGCTCATTGACCTTCGTCTCCCGCCCCGAACTGGTCCCGTCCTTCCCCGGCTTCGAGGCCCTCACCGCCGAGGACTTGCACACCCCCGTCAGCCGCGCCGACCTCTCCCTGCTGGACGCGGCCGAACACCGCCAGATCCGCCACTGGCGTCCCGCCACCGTCGGCGAGATCCTGTTCAACCACTGGGACTGATGCCGTTGTCCCACCGGGAAAACGGCTTGGCGCCCGGTGAGACGATCCGGTGATGAGCAGGTTGACCTTGCGCCCGGTGACGCCGAACGACTGGCCCGCAGTGCACTCTTGGGGCAGCCTGCCGCAGTTCTGCCGTTTCCAGCCGTGGGGGCCGAACACCGAGGAGGAATCGCGGGCGCACGTGCGGGCCGCGATCGACGCCTGGTCCCGTACTCCGCGGGAGCGCTGGGTGTTCCTCTCGTGCGTGGACGGGCAGCCGATCGGCTCCGGCGAGGTGAAGATCCACAGCGTTGGCCACCGACAGGGCGAGATCGCGTATGGCGTGCATCCTGACCTCTGGGGTCGCGGTCTCGGCACCAGCATCGGCAAT encodes:
- a CDS encoding GNAT family N-acetyltransferase; this translates as MSRLTLRPVTPNDWPAVHSWGSLPQFCRFQPWGPNTEEESRAHVRAAIDAWSRTPRERWVFLSCVDGQPIGSGEVKIHSVGHRQGEIAYGVHPDLWGRGLGTSIGNALLAVGFGQLNLHRIHATCDPRNLGSARLLRRLGMTYEGRLRHTLLLRDGWRDSDVFSILDNEWPT